The genomic DNA GCCTATCAGGACACGGGGGCCATCTATGCCTTCAACGGCCCGGTGACGACGACCTCGAGCGGGCAGCTCTCGTCCGCGCCCATCAAGGTGCTGGGCGGCCTGAACCAGGCCAACTACCAGGCGGGGACGTCCGTGGCCGTGGTGGACGTGAATGGCGACGGGACGAAGGACCTGGTGGTGGGCGCGCCACGGTATGACGCGGGCACATTGGTGGACGCTGGCGCCGTCTTCGTCTTCTTCGGTCCGGTCTCCGGACTGCAGAGCTTCTCGACGGCGAACCTCGTGCTGACGGGGGCCGTGGCGGGAGAGCTCGTGGGCTCCGCGGTGGCCAGCGCGGGCGACCTGGACAACGACGGACTGGAGGACCTGCTCATCGGCGCTCCGGCCTCGGGCAGCGTGGCGGGCAAGGCCTACGTCGTGTACGGCGGCAGCGTCACCTCGACGCCGTTCCCCCTGGCGGCGCAGCCTCGCTTCACGGGCATCGCGGCGGACCTGGCGGGCACCGCCGTCCTCGCGCCGGGCGACATCAACGGCGATGGCTTCAAGGACCTCCTCATCGGCGCGCCGGGCCACACCAGCAACATGGGCGCCGTCTACACGGTGTATGGCTCCGCGACCCGGTTCACGGGGAACGTCGCGCTGCTGTCGGTCGCCCGCCTCATGGGGGCCGCGGCGACCAGCGAGCTGGGCAGGTCGCTGGTGGCGCTCGGCGACGTGGACGCGGACGGCTCGGCCGACTTCGCCGTGGGCGCGCCGGGCTTCAACAGCAGCCAGGGCGCCGTCTACCTGGTGCTCGGCCATGGTCCTCGCACGTGGTTCGTGGACAACGACAGTGATGGGTTCGGAACGAGCGCGGGTTCCTCGCGGGTGTGTGGTGAGCCGGCGGCTGGCAGCAAGCGGGCGCTCACGGACGGCGACTGCGATGACACGCTCAACACCGTCTATCCCGGCGCGGACGAGCTCTGCGAGGCCACCCCGGAGGCGGAGATCGACAACAACTGCGACGGGCTGAAGGGGGATGAGCCGGGTGCGAATCCGGCGAATCCCAAGGATTGGGTCCTGGACCTGGATGGTGACAGGGCGGTCTACCTCAGCACCGCGCAGCGGCGCTGTGCTCCGCCCGAGACCTCGGGCTGGATTGCCTACGTGCCCGAGCTTGGCCAGGAGTGTGAGGCGCCTCCGGAGAACCCGGCCTACACGACCGACAATGACGCCTCCATCTACCAAGGCGCCCCCGAGGTCTGCGACGGCAAGGACAACAACTGCGACGGGGCCATCGATGACGACCAGAACCACTGGCCATCCTGGTATCCCGACAGCGATGGCGACGGCTTCGGCCGCAGCGACGCGGCGGCCGTGAAGGCCTGCGCGGCCCCTCCTCAGCATGTGGCGAGCAGTTCGGACTGCGACGACACCCGCAACACCACACATCCGGGCGCCCCCGAGGTCTGCGACCTCCGGGACAACAACTGCGACGGCGCCGTGGACGAGGGCGTCCAGACGACCTTCTACCGCGACGTGGATGGCGATGGTCACGGCGTGCCGACGGCGACCACGCTGGCGTGCACCCGCCCCAACGGCTACTCCGCCGTCAGCGACGACTGCAACGACACCGGACCGAACGGGCCGAGGATGTATCCGGGGGCCGTGGAGGTCTGCGATGGCCTCGACAACAACTGCAACTTCGACACCGACGAAGGCGTGAAGTCCAACTTCTTCCGTGACGCGGATGGGGACGGCTACGGCAACCCGCTCGTCGTGGTCGTCGCCTGCTCCGCGGCGGGTCATGTCTCCAACAACCAGGACTGCGACGACTCCCGCTCCGCGGTCCGCCCGGGTGCGACGGAGGTCTGCGATGGCCGGGACAACAACTGCGACGGCGCCGTGGACGAGGGCGTGCTCAACGCCTGGTATCCGGACGCGGATGGAGACGGCGTGGGCACCACCAACGAGACCTTCCGCGTCCTCGCCTGCACCGCGCCCCCGGGCTACGTGAACAGCAAGGTGGACTGCCATGACGGCAACGCCACGGTGAAGCCCGGCGCGCCCGAGCTGTGCGACTCCCTGGACAACGACTGCGACGGCGCCGTGGACGAGGGCATCGCCACCCGCTCCTGGTTCCCGGACGCGGATGGAGATGGCTATGGCAACGGCGCCGTGAGCGCGGTGGCGTCGTGCGCGTCTCCTGGCCCGGGGTACGTCAGCAACCGCACGGATTGCGATGACACCAGCGCCAGCATCAGCCCCGCGCAGTCGGAGGTCTGCGAGCTGACGGGCCCGCAGGTGGACAACAACTGCGACGGGAACACGGAGGGCGCCGTCAACGGCACCGCCTGGTACCGCGACGCGGATGGAGATGGCTTCGGTGTGAAGACGGACACGCTGAGGCGGTGCGTGCGCCCCGCGGGCTACGTCGCGGTGGAGAACGACTGCAACGACGGCAACGCGAGCGTGAATCCCGGCCAGACGGAGCTGTGTGAGGCGGGGGCCTTCTCCGACCAGGTGGACAACGACTGCGACGGGGACAAGAACGACGTGGACCCGGACCTGCCGGCCTCCGCGGGCGGAACGCGGCTCTGGTATGGAGACGCGGACCGGGATGGCCACTCGGGCCCTGGCTTCAAGCTGCGCTGGTGCACCAACCCGACGAACCTGGTGGACCCCACGACGGGCAACGTCCTGGTGCAGGGGACCTATCTGGCGACCGAGCCGGATGACTGCGACGACACCCGTGCGGGCGTCTTCCAGCGGTTGGTCTGGTACGAGGACCGCGACGGCGACGGGTGCGGCAACCCGCTCGCGGGCCGCGAGTCGTGTGGCTCCCCGGCCGGGTGCGGGTTCCCGTTCGTCCTCAACAACAAGGACACCAGCGACAACAACGCGTCCGACTGTCGTCCCTGAAGTCGGGCTCCCACCGTGTCCTCCACGGTGGGGCCGGGTCCTCCGCGGGTGACGGCTGCTCGCGGAGGCCCGCGCAACAGGTGCGCAGGGCTCATTCCGTCTGGATTCGAGCTTTCTCCAGACACGGAAGACCTGAGTCGGATTTACTGTCGGAATCACGACAGTCTCGCGAGGCCCTGTCGCCAGGGTGCCGGTGTCTGTCTTCATCTGCGGCTTCACGACGGACTGATTGCTCGTGGAGCCCATGAAGACCTCTGTGCGGACGCGTCTCATTCTCGTGGTGGTGATGAGCCTGGCGTTGGGGAGTGTGCTCGTGCCCGTCCCGGTGAGGGCGCAGGAGCCGAGCGGGGTGCGGCCCTATGTGCTGGCCGCGACCCGCCTCTACAACGACCTCGAGTATGAGCAGGCGCTGGAGCAGATCTCCCGAGCCAAGCGGCTGTCGAAGAGCCAGTCGGACGACGCCCTGTTGTCGCTCTTCGAGGGCGTCATCCTGGCGGACCTCGGGCAGCCGACCTCGTCCGACGCGGCGTTCAAGGCGGCGCTGTTCCTCCAGCCGGACGCGAAGCTCCCGCTCTCCGTGTCGCCCAAGGTCTCCGAGCGCTTCGAGTCGCTGCGAGGACAGGTGAAGCGAGAGCTGGCCGCGGCGGCGCCACCCCGCGAGCCGGAGGGCCCGCGCCGGGTGACCACGGAGGTCTCGGATGTGGCGGTGCCCGGGAAGGACGCCTCCCTCCCGCGGAGGGTGTGGCTGTCGGGCGCGGTGGGTGGAGGCCTGCTGCTAGGCTCGGGCGTGACGTGGATGTTGGCCCGGGGACAGCACTCCAAGCTGACGCAGGCGTCCGGCGCACCCGCGACGATGTCCGAGATGAAGGACACGGCCTCGCGGGGGAGGACCTATCAGACGGTGAGCGCGGTGCTCGCGGGCGCGGGCGTGGTGGGGCTGGGCGTGGCCGCGGGTCTGTATCTGTGGGGCGGCGCGTCGCGGCCTCCGGAGCCAGGACTGGTGTTGGGGACGGATGGCACGTCGGCCTTCGTCTCCGGGAGGTGGCCGTGAAGACGTGCTCGTGGTTCATCGTCCTGCTCTCGGGCGCCCTGGTGTTCCTCGCGGGGTGTGTCGACTTCGACGAGGGCGAGAAGACCTGGTGCCAACGCCATCCGGAGGTCTGCACGCCGTCCTTCGAGCAGGTGCCGGCCCCGGTGCTCTACGTGGAGAAGAAGGGGACGTTGCGGCTCCAGGCGGGCGCGAAGGACCCCGCGGGAGAAGCGCTCCAGTTCACCTGGTCGTCGAACGTGGGGAGTCTGGGCCAGGCTCGCGACACGGCCACGACGACGGAGGTGGAATGGACCGCGCCCGAGTGCATCCCTCCTCCCGCGGCGACCTTCACGCTCACCGCGAGCAGCAAGCTGGGGGCGTCCACGCAGGTGACGTTCTCCGCCATCGGCATTCCGGAGTGCCCGAAGATGGACGGCACGGGCCGGCTCACGGCGGCGCGCTCGGGCCACACGGCGACGCTCCTGTACACCGGCGTGGTGCTGGTGACGGGAGGCGAGTCCTCGGGGGCTCCGCTCGACGTCTCGGAGGGCTACTCCGCCAGGGCGCGGACCTGGGCCGCCGCGGGGAGGATGTCCACGCCGCGAGTCGACCACGTGGCGGTGCGGTTGGTGTCGGGCACGGTGCTGGTGACGGGCGGCCGCAACGCGACGGGCGCGCTGAAGAGCGCGGAACTGGTGAGCGAGGACTTCACCTGGACCGCCGCGGTGAGCCCCTCGACGGCGCGCCATGGCCACGCCGCCGCCCTCCTGGAGAGCGGCAAGGTGCTGGTGACGGGAGGCTTCGATGGCAACTCGGTGGTCACCACCTCGGAGCTCTACTTCCCGGGGCATGAGGGCGACCCGGTGCCCAAGTGGAGCACCACCGCCAGCGCGCCCGTGGCCCGCAACCACCCCGTGGCCACCGTGGTGGATGCGGGGGAGAAGGTGCTGGTGACGGGAGGGACGACGGAGGGCGGCGCGTATCCGACCAGCGCGGATGTCTACGATTCGGGGACGGAGATGTGGACGCAAATCGACGCGGTGGGGGAGGGCCGCATCGACCACACGGCGACGTCGCTCGCCTCCGGGCGGGTGCTGGTGACGGGTGGGAGGCGTGCGGGCGGGGCCCTGGGCTCGACGGTGCTGGTCGATGTGGCGACGCGGGTGGTGACGCCGGGGCCTCCACTGGCGACACCCCGGTACGGCCACACGGCGACGTTGCTGCGCTCCGGCCAGGTGTTGGTGGCGGGGGGGCTCGGTGCCCGCGGGGAGGCGCTCGCCTCGACGGAGCTCTTCGACCCGGAGACCGGGACGTGGTCTGCCACGGTGCCGCTCGCGGCGGCCCGACATGGCCACGAGGCCATCCTGCTGGATGCGGGGAAGGTGCTGCTGGTGGGAGGGCAGGGGACGGGGGGCGAGCTCGCGTCGGCCGAGGTGTATGACCCGGGGACGAAGACGTGGACGACCGCGGACCGCCTGCTCGTGCAGCGTGGGAACCATACGGCCACGCTCCTGCCGAGCGGCCAGGTCCTGGTGGTGGGGGGCAGCAACCGGTTGGTCTCCTCGGGCGCCTATCTCTCCGCGGTCGAGCGGTATGACTCCGTGGCGGGGACCTGGCGCGCGTTGGCGCCCCTTCGCGTGGCGCGTGATGGCCACACCGCGACCCTGCTGCCCTCCGGCGGCGTCCTGGTCGTGGGCGGCTACAACGGGGGAGAGCACGTGGCCGAAGTGGAGCTCTTCGACCCTGCCCGGGAGGAATGGCTGACGGGAGGCAGGCTCGAGAAGGGGCGGGACCTGCACTCGGCCACGCGTCTGGCCTCCGGCAAGGTCCTGGTCGCGGGCGGTCATGACGACAATGGAACACTCGCCACGGCGGAGCTGTATGACCCCGTCGCGGGGACGTGGTCCCGCACGGGGCCGATGGCGACGGCGCGCGCCGCGCACACGGCGACCCTGCTTCCCTCGGGCAAGGTGTTGGTGGCGGGCGGCTTCGCGCATGCGTCGGGCGTCTCGGCTCCGCTCCAGAGCGCGGAGCTCTACGACCCGGCGACGGAGCAGTGGTCCCCCGCGGCGAGCCTGGGGGCCCGGCGCGGCGGGCACACGGCGACGTCGCTGCCGACGGGCGACGTGCTGGTGGTGGGCGGCTATGCGGAGGAGATGGGGAAGGGCTCGCTGGCGACGGCGGAGCGCTATGAGCTGGCCACGGGGACGTGGACCCAGACGCCGCCCTTCGCGGAGAAGCGCGGGGCTCACACGGCCACGCTCCTGCCGTCCGGAAAGGTGCTCATCGCCGGAGGCTACGGGGGATACCAGGACCTCTATTTCCTCTCGCCTTGTGAGCTGTATGACCCGGCCACCGGACAGTGGACGTCCACCAGCGGCGTGTTGACGCCTCGCGCGAATGCCACGGCCACGCTGCTGCCCCTGGGCAAGGTGCTGGTGGTGGGCGGCTATGGCTACAACGACGAGGTCCACGGGGAGGCGGAGTTGTTCATGCCGTGACAAGGCCCGTCACCGGCGTGCCTTCGCCAGCCGTGGTGCAATCCCTTGCGGGTGAGGGGGAGGCGGGGCGTGTAAATGCTTGCGCCACCTTTTTCCCCAGCGCCCGCTGCGATATGACAGCCATCGCAGAAGGCTCTCGAGATTCCAGGGGGATGCCGCGTGTCGGATTCATCAGACGACGTGCTGCGCCAGGTTGGAAAGGCAGCGCAGGGAGTCCGGGAAGCGGAGACGGCCGCCCGTCAGGTGCGAGCCGGTGAGCCGCCCGTCCAGGCGGTGAAGCCGCTGGAGAGTGCCCTGCGGCAGATGCCAGGCGTTCAGCAGGCGACTCAGCAGGTCCAGCGCATCCAACAGGTCGCGGCCGTGGCGCAGGGCGCCCTGGGCGCCGTGGGCGGGTTGGAGGCCTTGTCCGGGGTGGTGCAGGCCCTCGGTGGTCAGGCGCCGTTGGACAAGGTGCGCTTCTCCTTCCAATCCAGCGCGGCGCCCGGCGCGGGCTGGCGCGTGGTGGCCTTGCACGCGCGCGAGGGGCTCAGCGAGCTCTACACCTGCGGGGTGGACCTGGCCAACGAGCACCTGGACGCGGACGTGGACGGGCTGCTCGGCTCGTCGGCGGAGGTGCTCATCGCCCATGAGGCGGGCGCGCGCCGCCTGTGCGGCATCGTCCACCGGGTGGAGCACCTGGGCACGCAGGCGGGGCATCTGCTGGCGCGCGCGCACGTGGTGCCCGCGCTCTGGGCGCTGTCGTTGCGCAAGGACCAGCGCATCTTCCAGGAGAAGACCGTCCCGGAGGTTCTCGAGGAGGTGCTCCTCCAGGCGCTGAGGCCCTTCGAGCGGCCCTTCCGGCTGGAGCTCAACCGCGAGTACCTGCCGCGTGAGTACTGCGTGCAGTACCGGGAGTCGGACCTGGACTTCCTCCAGCGCCTCATGGAGGAGGAGGGCATCGTCTTCTACTTCGACCACTCGGGGGAGAAGGAGGAGCTGGTCCTCATCGAGGAGAACGAGCAGTCGCCCGCGTGTCAGGCGGTGATGGGCACGCCCATCACGGTGCGGGGACCGGAGGCGGCGACCGCGTCGGATGAGTGCCTTCGTCACTTCGACTATTCGCAGCAGCTGCGCACCACCAGTACGGTGGTGCGGGATTTCAACTGGACACACCCGGACTACGATTTGACGCGCGAGTCCCGGAGCAAGGACGAGCTGGGCCGGGAGCGCGAGTCCTACGAGTACCCCGCGCCGCTGCTGGGGCCGTATGACGTGAAGGAGAAGAAGTACAAGTACGAGCCGGCCCAGAAGCAGGAGCTCCAGCGCCGTCAGGCCTTCCAGGCCGAGGGCAAGCGGGGGCTCGGTGAGGGCTACGTGACGGGCTTCACGCCGGGCTACATGTTCGAGCTGACGGGACACGGCCATGCGGCGCTGGACCAGTGGTACCTGCTCACCCGGGTGGAGCACCACGGCGACGCGTCCGAGGAGCTGACGCAGGATTCGCTGTCGTTGCGCGCGCCGGGCGAGCCGCGCGAGCGCTATCGCAACACGTTCGAGTGCATCCCGCTGGATGTGCCCTTCAAGCCCGAGCGTCGGCGTCCGCGCGCGAGGATGGCGGGGTTGCAGACGGCGACGGTGGTGGGGCCGTCCAGCGAGGAGATCCACACCGACGAGCACGGCCGCATCAAGGTGCAGTTCCATTGGGATCGACAGGGGAAGCGGGACGAGAAGAGCTCCTGCTTCCTGCGCGTGGCGCAGGCGTGGGCGGGGCTGGGGTGGGGCTTCGTCTTCCTGCCGCGCATCGGGATGGAGGTGCTGGTGGACTTCCTGGAGGGGGACCCGGACCGGCCGCTGGTGGTGGGCTGTGTCTACAACGGGAAGAACACGCCCCCGTATGCGCTGCCCGAGCACAAGACGCGCAGCACCATCCGCACGTCGAGCTCCAAGGACAGCGATGGGTTCAACGAGCTGCGCTTCGAGGACGCCAAGGACGCCGAGGAGATCTTCCTGCACGCGCAGAAGGACTTCAACGAGGTGGTGTTGCACAACCACTCCACGTCGGTGAAGGCGAACCAGACGAACGCGGTGGACGGCTCGCAGTCGGAGACGGTGGGCGGTGACCAGTCGATGTCGGTGACGGGCAAGCGCACCAAGTCCGTGGACAAGGACGAGACGACCACCGTCAAGGGCAAGCGGACGGAGACGGTGGACCAGGACGAGGACATCACCATCAAGGCCACCCGCACGGAGAGGGTCACCGGGAAGGAGACGCTGACGCTGGATGGCGGGCGGGAGGCGACGGTGAAGACGCAGGAGACGCTCACCGTCAATGGCAACCGCCAGGAGACCATCAACGGCAACGACGACCTGACCGTCACCGGCTACCGGAAGGACCACGTCACCGGCGTGTACGAGATGAAGGGCGACGCGCAGGTGAAGGCCCTCCAGGGCGAGGTGAGCATCACCCTGGAGGGGAAGATCGACGTCGCGGGACAGTCCAAGACCATCGAGATCCACAACAGCGCGGGCTCGATGAAGTACGAGGGCTCGAAGATCGACGTGACCGCCACGAGCGAGCTGAACCTCGTGTGTGGCAACGCGAGCATCTCGCTCAAGAAGGACGGCACCGTCGAAATCACCGGCAGCACGGAGGTCACCCTGAGCTCGAAGGGAAGCTCGGTGAAGGTGTCGCCGGAGGGCGTGTCGAGCTCCGGGGGGAAGGTCACCTCGTCGGCCACCGGGATCAACGAAATCACCGGCCTGATGGTGAAGATCAACTAGCGAGCGCGTCGACCTCGGGGGATGTCGTGGACTCAATCGCGAAGCCGCTGCGCGCCCTGGCGGAGGATGCCGCCTGGTTCGCGCGTGAGAAGTCGCTGCGACTGCTTCACGTGGTGACCACCACCGACCTGCGGGCTTCCGTGCTCGAGGTGGTGATGGGACAGGAGTTCCATGCGGACAACGTGAGTCCGTTCTTCCTGCTGGAGGATGCCTACGGCGAGGAGGGCCGCGGCTGGGACCTGCGCGCGCACCGGGTCCGTGAGCAGCACGCCGCGCGGCGCGAGGCGCTGGCGAAGGAGGGGATGGCGCTGCCGGCGTTGCCTGCCCCCCGTCCGGAGCGAGGCGATGGGCTGACGGCCTTCGCGGTGCTGCTGGGCCAGGTGCTGGACGCCCGGTGCGCGCCGCTCGAGGGCGCGCTGGTGGTCCTGGCGCCCACGCGCATGGCGGCGGCCCGGGAGTGGCAACGGGAGCTGCGCGTGTTGCTGGAGGCGCCGAAGCTGGCGGCGGTGCGGTGGGTGGTGGTGGAGCTCGACACCTCTTCGTCCGGCCCTCTCATGGATTGGCTCGGGGCGCGGGGCCTCTGCGTCACCTGTCGGGTGGACGATGCCGCCTTGCAGGCGGAGCTCGCGCGGATGGTGGAGCGCGCCGGTTCGACGTCGGCCACGGCTCCCGGGCCCGCGCAGACGGGCGCGGCCTGGCCGAGGGGGGTGACGCCTCCTGCGCGCAAGGGAATGCCCACGCCAGCGCCGGGAGCCCTGGACGAGGCCTTGCGGGGCGCGGGCGTGGCGCCCGCCATCGCTGGAGCGCCAGGACGGCAGATCCGCCAGAAGGTGCTGCTCGCGGCCCAGGCCCTGCGGCAGAAGAAGGTCGACGCCATTCGCTTGCAGCGTGAGGCGCGAGACCTGTGCCTCGAGTCCGGCCTGCCGCGCGAGGCGCTGCTCATGGAGCTCATCCTGGCGAGCTATCTCACCCACTTCGGGCAGCCCGCCAAGGCGCTGGAGCACTACGAGGACGCCTATGCCCGCGCGGAGCGGGAGGGCTTGCCGCAGCTGGCGGCGCAGGCGCAGCTGGGCATGGGGGCCCTGTACCACCTCGAGCGAAAGCCGGAGCTGGCCGCCGCCGCGTATGTCCGAGGCGCCGAGTGCTCGCGGTCGGCGGGGGAGCCCCTGCTCGCCATGGAGGGTTATCGCCTCGCGGGGCAGGCCTGGGCCGACCTCGGGAAGGGCGCGCTCGCGACCCAGGCGTGGCGCTCGGCGTTGGCCGTGGCGGAGGCGTCCTCGGCGCAGGAGGTGAAGGCGAGCAGCGTGGCCGAGACGGCGCGGGCGCTCGCCGCGCTCTGTCGTCGACATGGCCTGTCGGCGCAGGCCCAGTCCCTGGAAGAGCAGTCGCTGCGGCTGGAGGAGCAGGGCGTGCTGTCCGCGCCGGGAAGGGAGGTGTCGCGATGATCGCCAGCACGGACGGTCTTCGTCACCCGGGTGGAACTCAATCGCCAGAAGGCCATGACGGTGAGCCTGGGGAGTGGCCCGTCGTTGACCATGACGGTGACCCAGCGCAAGCGGGCTGGAGACCCGGTGTCCACGACGCTGCTGGGGGCGTGTGCCTTCTTCCGCGCCAAGCGGATGGGGGACGCCGCGAAGCTGATGAGAGAGCGTGCGTGCGCGAGAATCTTCGACACGCACCTGCTCATCGGCTGTCTGTCCGAGAGCGCACTCGGCGCGGAGGCGGAGGCGTTGGTGGGCGGGGTGGCGGAGCACTTCCGGGGCATGGTCTACAGCGGTCACGCGCTGCGAGACTGGGCCGGGCGCCTCATCATCGACGTGAGGGGGACGTTCGATGAAGGGGCGCTGCCCCCCGCCTATTTCTGTGTCGCCACGCGGCTGCCGCTGGCGAAGGCCCGGCAACAGGTGAAGGAGGAACTCGGAGCGCGCGCTGAGAGGCTGCGGTGGTATGCGGCGGATGACGTCTCCGGGTTCCCGTTCAGTACCAGCGTCGAGAAGCAGGTCGGCTATCTCGAGGCCAAGCCGCGGAACGCCAAGGCCGCTCAGCGACTCGAGCAGTTGCATCAGTTCTGGAGCGGAGTGCGAACGCTGGCTGCCTTCGAGACAGAGGAAGACCCCCGGCGGGACCTCTCCGAGGCGTTGGGTGTCTCCTCTGCTTGTCAGGGCATCGTGATGGACGGCTGGTCATTTCTCGCGCCGGATGGACACCTGCTCCTCGATCGTGGGGAGCAGCTGTCCTCGGACGCGAGCCTTCCCGCCGTCGCTGGGTGAGCACGCCCACCCAGGTGCTGGCGCTTCCGCCGGAAGCCTCACGGACCCGCGAGGCTCTCGATGTTCTTGCGGCGCGCCTCGAGGGTCGTGCGCTCGGTGTCGGAAATCTCGGGCAGTTGGAGCCAGGCGCAGACCAGCGCGTACTCGTAGCTCGCGTAGTCCTGGGTGTGCTGGTCCAGGGACTGGAAGAGGGCGCGGACCTCGGTGCGGGCCTCGGGCGTCGTTCGTGCCACGTGGGCCAGCGTCATGAGCGCGGCCTCCACCGTCCAGTCCATGGGGCCCTTCGCCAGGGCCAGCAGGAGCGTCCGTCGCCGTGAGTCGAGCCAGCCTTCCTCGCGGGCCGCGATGACGAATGCCGCGGCCAGCTGGATGCGCTGGAGCCACGCCCAGGTGGAGTGGCTTCCTCGCGGAGGCGGTGGATGCACCATCGCTCGGGCGAATGCCTCGGGCTCGTGCGCGCTCAGCGCGCGAGCCGTCCGCTCCGCCTCACGCCACCAGCCCTCCAACTGGAAGGGCGCGCTGGCCAGCTCGGCGAGCGCCGCGCCCACCTCGTCAGGCGGTGGCGGGACCGCGCGCGTCGGCCGTGTGTCGGTGTAGCTCCACAGCGTGAGCTCCACTGGCTCCACGGGCTGGCGCGGGTCGGGGCGCTGCACCTCCTGGACGACGACGTCGACGATGCAGGGGAAGCCGCGCCATTCACGATGGAGCTCCCACGCCAGTTGGACGCTGGGCGCCTCGAGCCACTGGGTGGTGAGCTTCACCCTCGGAGGCGTGTTCCCCGTCGCTGCGGGCGGCTGGAGGCTCATCTGCCGCAGGGCGTGGATGCCCGCGTCGATTCTCAGGGGCAGGTAGTCCACCCAGGGCACGAGCTCTCGCGTGACGGAGGCCGCGAGCTGACTCTCGCGCGAGGGCCCCGGCGTCGTGTCCGCCACCGACAGCAGGTGCTCCAGGGCGTCGCGTTCCCCGTTCGCGCGGTACTGGAGTGCAGCCACGGAGGCCAGTGCCCAGGATCTGCCCGGCTCATGGCTCAGCGCTGCTTGATACCAGGTGAGCGCCTCGTCGAAGCGTCCCTGTTCATGC from Myxococcus guangdongensis includes the following:
- a CDS encoding kelch repeat-containing protein; the encoded protein is MKTCSWFIVLLSGALVFLAGCVDFDEGEKTWCQRHPEVCTPSFEQVPAPVLYVEKKGTLRLQAGAKDPAGEALQFTWSSNVGSLGQARDTATTTEVEWTAPECIPPPAATFTLTASSKLGASTQVTFSAIGIPECPKMDGTGRLTAARSGHTATLLYTGVVLVTGGESSGAPLDVSEGYSARARTWAAAGRMSTPRVDHVAVRLVSGTVLVTGGRNATGALKSAELVSEDFTWTAAVSPSTARHGHAAALLESGKVLVTGGFDGNSVVTTSELYFPGHEGDPVPKWSTTASAPVARNHPVATVVDAGEKVLVTGGTTEGGAYPTSADVYDSGTEMWTQIDAVGEGRIDHTATSLASGRVLVTGGRRAGGALGSTVLVDVATRVVTPGPPLATPRYGHTATLLRSGQVLVAGGLGARGEALASTELFDPETGTWSATVPLAAARHGHEAILLDAGKVLLVGGQGTGGELASAEVYDPGTKTWTTADRLLVQRGNHTATLLPSGQVLVVGGSNRLVSSGAYLSAVERYDSVAGTWRALAPLRVARDGHTATLLPSGGVLVVGGYNGGEHVAEVELFDPAREEWLTGGRLEKGRDLHSATRLASGKVLVAGGHDDNGTLATAELYDPVAGTWSRTGPMATARAAHTATLLPSGKVLVAGGFAHASGVSAPLQSAELYDPATEQWSPAASLGARRGGHTATSLPTGDVLVVGGYAEEMGKGSLATAERYELATGTWTQTPPFAEKRGAHTATLLPSGKVLIAGGYGGYQDLYFLSPCELYDPATGQWTSTSGVLTPRANATATLLPLGKVLVVGGYGYNDEVHGEAELFMP
- a CDS encoding type VI secretion system Vgr family protein; the encoded protein is MSDSSDDVLRQVGKAAQGVREAETAARQVRAGEPPVQAVKPLESALRQMPGVQQATQQVQRIQQVAAVAQGALGAVGGLEALSGVVQALGGQAPLDKVRFSFQSSAAPGAGWRVVALHAREGLSELYTCGVDLANEHLDADVDGLLGSSAEVLIAHEAGARRLCGIVHRVEHLGTQAGHLLARAHVVPALWALSLRKDQRIFQEKTVPEVLEEVLLQALRPFERPFRLELNREYLPREYCVQYRESDLDFLQRLMEEEGIVFYFDHSGEKEELVLIEENEQSPACQAVMGTPITVRGPEAATASDECLRHFDYSQQLRTTSTVVRDFNWTHPDYDLTRESRSKDELGRERESYEYPAPLLGPYDVKEKKYKYEPAQKQELQRRQAFQAEGKRGLGEGYVTGFTPGYMFELTGHGHAALDQWYLLTRVEHHGDASEELTQDSLSLRAPGEPRERYRNTFECIPLDVPFKPERRRPRARMAGLQTATVVGPSSEEIHTDEHGRIKVQFHWDRQGKRDEKSSCFLRVAQAWAGLGWGFVFLPRIGMEVLVDFLEGDPDRPLVVGCVYNGKNTPPYALPEHKTRSTIRTSSSKDSDGFNELRFEDAKDAEEIFLHAQKDFNEVVLHNHSTSVKANQTNAVDGSQSETVGGDQSMSVTGKRTKSVDKDETTTVKGKRTETVDQDEDITIKATRTERVTGKETLTLDGGREATVKTQETLTVNGNRQETINGNDDLTVTGYRKDHVTGVYEMKGDAQVKALQGEVSITLEGKIDVAGQSKTIEIHNSAGSMKYEGSKIDVTATSELNLVCGNASISLKKDGTVEITGSTEVTLSSKGSSVKVSPEGVSSSGGKVTSSATGINEITGLMVKIN
- a CDS encoding MopE-related protein, whose protein sequence is MALLLSGLALAACSEPETSETQDSATQAQELPGDPICKWTPAAATALPAAATRRFTGAASSRAGASLAAGDLNGDGIPELVVGAPGIGTTSALKGYTHVVPLGQPLPHLLDIRFYSTRYEGEVASNRLGTSVAVGDFVAGGPSDLLMGAPGFTTAQGIAYPVDGNTIFGGDRPLTATSHRLRGVTTSPEQAGTALAVGDITGDGTPDVIVGAPFFDSSVAYQDTGAIYAFNGPVTTTSSGQLSSAPIKVLGGLNQANYQAGTSVAVVDVNGDGTKDLVVGAPRYDAGTLVDAGAVFVFFGPVSGLQSFSTANLVLTGAVAGELVGSAVASAGDLDNDGLEDLLIGAPASGSVAGKAYVVYGGSVTSTPFPLAAQPRFTGIAADLAGTAVLAPGDINGDGFKDLLIGAPGHTSNMGAVYTVYGSATRFTGNVALLSVARLMGAAATSELGRSLVALGDVDADGSADFAVGAPGFNSSQGAVYLVLGHGPRTWFVDNDSDGFGTSAGSSRVCGEPAAGSKRALTDGDCDDTLNTVYPGADELCEATPEAEIDNNCDGLKGDEPGANPANPKDWVLDLDGDRAVYLSTAQRRCAPPETSGWIAYVPELGQECEAPPENPAYTTDNDASIYQGAPEVCDGKDNNCDGAIDDDQNHWPSWYPDSDGDGFGRSDAAAVKACAAPPQHVASSSDCDDTRNTTHPGAPEVCDLRDNNCDGAVDEGVQTTFYRDVDGDGHGVPTATTLACTRPNGYSAVSDDCNDTGPNGPRMYPGAVEVCDGLDNNCNFDTDEGVKSNFFRDADGDGYGNPLVVVVACSAAGHVSNNQDCDDSRSAVRPGATEVCDGRDNNCDGAVDEGVLNAWYPDADGDGVGTTNETFRVLACTAPPGYVNSKVDCHDGNATVKPGAPELCDSLDNDCDGAVDEGIATRSWFPDADGDGYGNGAVSAVASCASPGPGYVSNRTDCDDTSASISPAQSEVCELTGPQVDNNCDGNTEGAVNGTAWYRDADGDGFGVKTDTLRRCVRPAGYVAVENDCNDGNASVNPGQTELCEAGAFSDQVDNDCDGDKNDVDPDLPASAGGTRLWYGDADRDGHSGPGFKLRWCTNPTNLVDPTTGNVLVQGTYLATEPDDCDDTRAGVFQRLVWYEDRDGDGCGNPLAGRESCGSPAGCGFPFVLNNKDTSDNNASDCRP